A window of Cryptomeria japonica chromosome 3, Sugi_1.0, whole genome shotgun sequence contains these coding sequences:
- the LOC131035569 gene encoding pleiotropic drug resistance protein 1-like → MSTSVKLDGVGSWTGSLRQGSTRLFERSSSVFSQSTQREDDEEALKWAAIEKLPTYDRVRTSILKNLSQNNGIRNIHEIDVRNIELETRRQLLDRLVKVADQDNERLLQRLRERIDRVGIILPEVEVRFGNLNVEVDVHVGGRALPTLYNFSANMVEGILQSLRLYKGNKTSMTILHAMSGMVKPGRMTLLLGPPASGKTTLLLALSGKLDKSLRVEGSVTFNGHSMKEFVPQRTAAYISQHDMHIGDMTVRETLDFSARFQGVGSRYDALTELSRREKELGIKPDPDIDIFMKATSIEGQKSNLITDYILKILGLDVCADTMIGDAMRRGISGGQKKRVTTGEMIVGPAKALFMDEISTGLDSSTTFQIVKCLRQYVHVFNTTMVVSLLQPAPETYDLFDDVILLSEGYLVYQGPRESILEFFESMGFRCPDRKGVADFLQEVTSLKDQEQYWADKRQPYRFVSVKEFADAFQSFHVATRINAELSIPYDKKKSHPAALTTEKFGLGKRELFKACFDREILLMKRSSFIYIFKSSQITLLALISSSVFFRTNMHERNLNDGSIYFGALFFGLVQVMFNGMAELSMTLDKLPVFYKQRDFKFYPAWAYSLPTWVMRIPLSLMESSIWILLTYYIIGFAPNPQRFFKQWLLYISVSQAALGLFRFIAAVGRNRIVANTFGSFAILVIFVLGGFIISRDDIKSWWIWGYWISPLMYAQNGIAVNEFLASRWQKENIGIRLMHSRGLFSNDWWYWLAVGALCGYNFLFNVLYTVALHYLNPLGKPQALISEEELKQKKESTTGIQGGVSRGQRNSNVSNNSEYNADGKKGMVLPFEPLSMTFDNINYYVDMPAEMKGQGITEDRLQLLRGTSGSFRPGVLTCLMGVSGAGKTTLMDVLAGRKTGGYIEGSITISGYPKKQETFARISGYCEQTDIHSPYVTVYESLVYSAWLRLPQEVDHQTREMFVDEVMELVELTNLKGALVGLPGVNGLSTEQRKRLTIAVELVANPSIIFMDEPTSGLDARAAAIVMRTVRNTVDTGRTVVCTIHQPSIDIFEAFDELVLMKRGGQMIYVGPLGHQSKDLIEYFEAIEGIPKITQGYNPATWMLESSSIGVEMRLGVDFADIYRNSSLYQQNQALIKELSIPAPGSKDISFESEFSQSFLTQTWACLWKQNWSYWRNPEYNAVRFFFTLVTALMFGTIFWRIGGKTNKQQDVMNAMGSMFAAVLFIGMNNASSVQPVVDVERTVFYREKAAGMYSALPYAFAQVLIEVPYVFLQAVVYGVSVYAMMDFKWEAAKFFWFFFFMFFTFLYYTFYGMMAVSLTPNANVAAIVSTAFYSIWMLFCGFIIPRKKIPVWWRWYYWGSPVAWTLYGLIASQYGDVMDKMSKTDGTSETVKDFLRNYFGFRHSFVGVTAGMTMGFGILFAFIFAFAIKTLNFQNR, encoded by the exons ATGAGTACATCAGTTAAATTAGATGGTGTCGGGTCATGGACAGGCAGCCTGCGGCAGGGAAGCACCAGACTGTTTGAGAGAAGCAGCAGTGTTTTCTCTCAGTCAACACAACGTGAAGATGATGAGGAAGCACTGAAATGGGCGGCCATTGAGAAGCTTCCCACGTATGATCGCGTCAGAACTTCCATTCTTAAGAATTTAAGTCAAAACAATGGAATTCGCAATATTCATGAGATAGATGTGAGGAATATAGAGCTCGAGACTCGACGACAATTGCTGGACAGGCTTGTCAAAGTTGCAGACCAGGACAACGAACGCCTTCTGCAAAGGCTTCGTGAAAGAATCGATAG AGTCGGGATCATATTGCCCGAGGTTGAAGTGCGTTTCGGGAACTTGAACGTTGAAGTAGATGTTCACGTTGGGGGAAGAGCGTTGCCTACGCTCTACAACTTTTCCGCCAATATGGTGGAG GGAATTCTCCAATCGCTTCGTTTATACAAGGGAAATAAGACGAGCATGACAATTCTTCATGCTATGAGTGGTATGGTCAAGCCTGGAAG GATGACACTTCTCCTTGGACCTCCTGCTTCCGGCAAGACTACTCTACTCTTGGCTCTTTCGGGAAAGCTCGATAAAAGTCTCAGA GTCGAGGGATCAGTGACATTCAACGGCCATAGCATGAAAGAGTTTGTGCCACAAAGAACAGCAGCTTACATTAGTCAACATGATATGCACATCGGTGATATGACTGTGAGGGAAACCTTGGACTTCTCTGCCCGCTTTCAGGGAGTTGGATCCAGATATG ATGCATTGACTGAGCTTTCACGCCGAGAAAAAGAACTGGGAATCAAACCAGATCCAGACATAGATATCTTCATGAAG GCAACTTCAATAGAGGGACAAAAGTCCAATCTGATCACAGATTATATCTTAAAG ATATTGGGACTGGACGTATGTGCTGACACCATGATAGGAGATGCAATGCGCAGAGGAATTTCTGGTGGTCAGAAGAAAAGAGTTACAACAGGGGAGATGATAGTTGGACCTGCAAAAGCCCTCTTCATGGATGAGATTTCCACTGGTTTGGACAGCTCTACAACATTTCAGATTGTGAAATGCCTGCGGCAATATGTTCACGTTTTCAATACCACAATGGTGGTTTCCCTACTGCAACCTGCCCCAGAAACATATGATCTCTTTGATGATGTAATTCTACTTTCAGAAGGGTATCTCGTTTACCAAGGGCCACGAGAATCCATTCTCGAATTCTTTGAGTCCATGGGATTCAGATGCCCTGACAGGAAAGGTGTTGCAGATTTCTTGCAAGAG GTGACTTCACTAAAAGATCAAGAACAATACTGGGCAGACAAAAGGCAGCCATACCGTTTTGTTTCAGTCAAGGAATTTGCAGATGCATTCCAATCTTTCCATGTTGCTACCAGAATTAATGCAGAACTATCGATTCCATATGATAAAAAGAAGTCACATCCAGCTGCACTCACAACAGAGAAATTTGGTTTAGGAAAAAGGGAGCTTTTCAAAGCATGTTTTGATAGAGAAATTTTGCTCATGAAGAGAAGCTCCTTCATCTATATCTTCAAATCCTCTCAG ATAACTCTACTGGCTTTGATCTCTTCAAGTGTGTTCTTCCGAACTAATATGCATGAAAGGAATCTCAACGATGGAAGCATCTACTTTGGAGCTCTCTTCTTTGGGCTGGTCCAAGTGATGTTTAATGGCATGGCAGAATTGTCAATGACACTGGACAAACTTCCAGTATTTTACAAGCAGAGAGATTTCAAGTTCTACCCTGCCTGGGCCTACTCTCTTCCCACTTGGGTAATGAGGATTCCTCTTTCTCTAATGGAGTCTTCAATATGGATCCTTTTGACATACTATATAATTGGTTTTGCCCCAAATCCACAGAG GTTTTTCAAACAATGGTTGCTGTACATTTCAGTTTCTCAAGCAGCATTAGGGCTGTTTCGATTCATAGCAGCTGTAGGACGGAATCGAATAGTGGCAAACACTTTTGGTTCATTTGCTATCTTGGTTATTTTTGTTCTTGGAGGATTCATCATTTCCAGAG ATGATATTAAAAGCTGGTGGATATGGGGTTACTGGATATCTCCTCTCATGTATGCTCAAAATGGTATTGCAGTAAATGAATTCTTGGCAAGCAGATGGCAAAAG GAAAACATTGGCATCAGATTAATGCACTCTCGTGGTCTGTTTTCTAATGACTGGTGGTATTGGCTAGCTGTTGGGGCGCTCTGTGGGTACAATTTTCTCTTTAATGTTCTATACACAGTGGCATTACATTATCTTAATC CACTTGGAAAGCCTCAGGCTCTAATTTCTGAAGAAGAATTGAAACAAAAGAAAGAATCTACAACTGGTATTCAAG GTGGGGTTTCAAGAGGACAGAGAAATAGCAAtgtttcaaacaattctgaatACAATGCTGATGGCAAGAAAGGAATGGTTCTACCCTTCGAACCTCTGTCCATGACCTTTGATAACATCAACTACTATGTTGACATGCCTGCT GAAATGAAGGGACAAGGAATTACAGAAGACAGGCTCCAGTTATTGCGAGGAACAAGCGGGTCATTTAGGCCTGGAGTTTTGACATGCTTAATGGGTGTTAGTGGGGCTGGGAAGACAACCTTGATGGATGTTCTTGCAGGAAGGAAAACTGGAGGTTATATTGAAGGTTCCATTACTATATCCGGTTATCCCAAGAAACAAGAAACCTTTGCTCGCATTTCTGGTTATTGCGAACAAACTGATATTCATTCTCCCTATGTTACTGTCTATGAATCCTTAGTATACTCTGCATGGCTTCGTCTCCCCCAGGAAGTAGATCATCAAACAAGAGAG ATGTTTGTGGATGAAGTAATGGAGCTTGTAGAACTAACTAACTTGAAAGGAGCTCTGGTTGGTCTCCCTGGAGTTAATGGGTTGTCCACGGAACAAAGAAAGAGGCTAACAATTGCAGTGGAATTGGTTGCAAATCCTTCGATTATTTTCATGGATGAGCCAACATCAGGACTTGATGCAAGAGCTGCTGCAATTGTTATGCGAACAGTTCGCAATACAGTGGATACAGGACGAACTGTTGTGTGCACCATTCATCAACCTAGTATTGACATATTTGAAGCCTTTGATGAG TTGGTGCTGATGAAGCGTGGAGGACAGATGATATATGTGGGACCTTTGGGTCACCAGTCAAAAGATTTAATAGAATATTTTGAGGCAATCGAAGGCATTCCCAAAATCACACAGGGTTACAACCCGGCAACATGGATGCTTGAATCAAGCTCTATTGGAGTTGAAATGCGTCTTGGGGTTGATTTTGCAGACATCTACCGCAATTCATCTCTCTATCA GCAAAATCAAGCACTGATCAAGGAACTTAGCATACCAGCACCAGGGTCAAAGGATATATCCTTTGAATCAGAATTCTCACAGTCTTTTCTGACGCAGACATGGGCTTGCTTGTGGAAGCAGAACTGGTCATATTGGAGAAACCCAGAGTACAATGCAGTTCGCTTCTTTTTTACACTAGTCACTGCTCTGATGTTTGGCACAATTTTTTGGAGAATTGGTGGAAAAAC AAATAAGCAGCAAGATGTTATGAATGCAATGGGATCTATGTTTGCGGCTGTACTATTTATTGGCATGAACAATGCATCATCTGTTCAGCCTGTTGTAGACGTTGAAAGAACAGTCTTCTACAGAGAAAAAGCTGCAGGGATGTATTCAGCCCTTCCCTATGCCTTTGCTCAA GTGTTGATTGAGGTACCCTATGTATTTCTTCAAGCGGTGGTGTATGGAGTTTCGGTATATGCAATGATGGACTTTAAATGGGAGGCAGCAAAATTCTTCTGGTTTTTCTTTTTCATGTTCTTTACATTCTTATACTACACATTCTATGGGATGATGGCTGTCTCTCTTACTCCTAATGCAAACGTAGCTGCAATTGTGTCCACGGCTTTCTATTCAATCTGGATGCTTTTCTGTGGCTTTATAATTCCTCGTAAG AAAATACCAGTGTGGTGGAGATGGTACTACTGGGGATCCCCAGTTGCATGGACTTTATATGGATTGATAGCATCACAATATGGAGATGTCATGGATAAAATGTCAAAGACAGACGGCACATCAGAAACAGTGAAGGATTTCTTGAGGAATTATTTTGGATTTAGACATAGCTTCGTGGGAGTTACAGCAGGCATGACTATGGGATTTGGCATTCTTTTTGCCTTCATCTTTGCCTTTGCCATCAAAACTCTAAACTTCCAAAACAGATAA